One window of Candidatus Hydrogenedentota bacterium genomic DNA carries:
- a CDS encoding NUDIX hydrolase, whose amino-acid sequence MKPCIDATWYVRPAAGVRERVASGGVVVRIEGGSLFTALVREIDTDGTILEGYVLPKGGVQEGETIDAAAVREIEEEVGLTEVVKLADLAVHERQDSMKTYWAVNHYALYLTEQVSGDIKDKEHHFDFGWFPIESPPCMFWPDERRLLGEQRARIYDAVIAHQNKGRRKKGFM is encoded by the coding sequence ATGAAACCGTGCATAGACGCAACCTGGTATGTGCGGCCCGCGGCCGGCGTGCGTGAGCGCGTCGCCTCGGGAGGCGTGGTGGTCCGCATCGAGGGAGGCAGCCTGTTCACGGCGCTGGTGCGCGAGATTGACACGGACGGCACGATTCTCGAAGGGTACGTGCTCCCGAAGGGCGGCGTGCAGGAGGGAGAAACCATCGACGCGGCGGCGGTGCGCGAAATCGAAGAAGAAGTGGGCCTGACCGAAGTCGTCAAGCTTGCCGACCTGGCCGTGCACGAGCGGCAGGACTCGATGAAGACGTACTGGGCCGTCAATCACTACGCGTTGTATCTGACGGAGCAGGTCTCGGGCGATATCAAAGATAAAGAACATCACTTCGATTTCGGGTGGTTCCCCATCGAGTCCCCGCCGTGCATGTTCTGGCCCGACGAGCGCCGCTTGCTCGGGGAGCAGCGCGCGCGCATCTACGACGCGGTCATCGCGCACCAGAACAAGGGTCGCAGGAAGAAAGGCTTCATGTGA
- a CDS encoding sugar phosphate isomerase/epimerase has translation MYVSIRDCMVAEDFPTPAAGLKALDLESVEIELTRDFEVRAFDSKDRLRLENDADAEAYGKRLRNLGIHPCSLLTARDFSAGDPGDNIAWIARAIEIASILGMTNIRIDSAMSRERELDFETRVNLFAAGLGGALARTSGLTVALAIENHGFQGNSLAFLLSVFHRVGSERIGSTLDTGNFYWRGYPLSEVYGILRLLAPYAKHTHLKNIRYPEDQREVMREAGWEYGQYVCPLDEGDIDHGRVLRVLKDAGYEGDLCIEDESVGKLKTPEERIAVLQRDVRHTRELCEKLT, from the coding sequence ATGTACGTCTCGATTCGCGATTGCATGGTGGCCGAGGACTTTCCCACGCCCGCGGCAGGACTGAAGGCGCTCGACCTGGAATCGGTCGAGATTGAACTGACCCGCGACTTCGAGGTGCGCGCTTTCGACTCGAAAGACCGCTTGCGATTGGAGAACGACGCCGACGCCGAGGCGTACGGCAAGCGGCTGCGCAACCTGGGCATCCATCCGTGCAGCCTGCTGACCGCCCGCGATTTCAGCGCCGGGGACCCGGGCGACAATATCGCGTGGATAGCCCGCGCCATCGAAATCGCGTCTATTCTGGGCATGACGAACATCCGCATCGACAGCGCCATGTCGCGCGAACGGGAACTGGATTTCGAGACGCGCGTCAACCTCTTCGCTGCCGGTCTTGGCGGCGCGCTGGCGCGGACAAGCGGGCTCACGGTCGCCCTGGCCATCGAGAACCACGGGTTCCAGGGCAACAGCCTCGCATTCCTGCTCAGCGTTTTCCACCGGGTCGGCTCTGAACGCATCGGCTCAACGCTGGACACGGGCAATTTCTACTGGCGCGGTTACCCGCTTTCAGAAGTGTATGGCATCCTGCGCCTGCTCGCGCCGTACGCGAAGCACACGCACTTGAAGAATATCCGGTATCCCGAGGACCAGCGCGAGGTCATGCGCGAAGCCGGCTGGGAATACGGGCAATATGTCTGCCCGCTGGACGAAGGCGATATCGACCACGGGCGCGTGTTGCGCGTGCTGAAAGATGCGGGTTACGAAGGCGACCTCTGCATCGAGGATGAATCGGTCGGCAAGCTGAAAACGCCTGAAGAACGCATTGCGGTGCTCCAGCGCGACGTGCGGCACACGCGCGAGCTCTGCGAAAAGCTCACATGA
- a CDS encoding glycosyltransferase family 1 protein produces the protein MNVLAMGIAPWGDRAHLNLYRSACGHEVRLLAMTGDADYFFTAGETAAHVVQRISADWPPDLLLCGCPEVYPPPRAIEHCPIQTAAIISDWNLYQPQLEHNLSRFDVVLSDRMAERALRVWGAQPRFVQPLYSHRTLVHRPLGMERDIDILFLGNLNHAIHRARGKVLEMAGRLSDDYRVVIDEGHPPEAYARGLNRARVAVNYAVRHEMNLRCFEAPACGALLFLEAENLEARDYLTDGGQAVFYRAENLEALLRACLEDEPRRAAMARVGQERIADLAIERRLDDLFNWIAAQPRAPRAFLDLPGTARGLADVLMYGSSFELEQRAMAAALLAKEMESGATAAHHMAAGCMLFEEAALSTSEDRPALVRACVDRFQEAALAAPHDAAPWYNLAIVARQAGAGIAELECLGRVLEARQAALGAFVLGKVSDPYYAAWRLALGHGRAAPQLLRAAAAARLAECALERGDAPGALDYAGQSIALCAGMGAPYRWAAAAHTRLGRLDEAARLLETGLPHTAFDAEYRRDLVQALRAAGRETESRARALESARIFQACPRMQAEAELFRGLAAGTSGFA, from the coding sequence ATGAACGTGCTCGCCATGGGCATCGCCCCGTGGGGCGACCGCGCGCATCTGAATCTGTACCGTTCCGCGTGCGGCCACGAAGTGCGCCTGCTCGCGATGACCGGCGACGCGGACTACTTTTTCACCGCCGGGGAAACAGCCGCACACGTCGTGCAGCGGATCAGCGCGGACTGGCCGCCGGACCTGCTGCTATGCGGCTGCCCGGAGGTATATCCGCCGCCCCGCGCAATCGAACATTGTCCCATCCAGACGGCGGCGATTATCTCCGACTGGAACCTCTATCAGCCACAACTGGAGCACAATCTGTCGCGATTCGACGTGGTCCTGAGCGACCGCATGGCGGAGCGCGCGTTGCGCGTCTGGGGCGCGCAGCCGCGCTTCGTGCAGCCGCTCTATTCGCACCGCACGCTCGTCCATCGTCCGTTGGGAATGGAGCGCGACATCGACATCTTGTTTCTCGGGAACCTGAATCATGCAATCCATCGTGCGCGCGGGAAGGTGCTCGAAATGGCCGGGCGGCTCTCCGATGACTATCGAGTAGTGATCGATGAGGGCCACCCGCCCGAGGCATATGCCCGGGGCCTCAACCGGGCGCGGGTCGCCGTCAATTACGCCGTGCGCCACGAAATGAATTTGCGCTGTTTCGAGGCGCCCGCCTGCGGCGCGCTGCTCTTCCTCGAAGCGGAGAACCTGGAAGCCCGAGACTATCTCACGGACGGCGGCCAAGCCGTGTTCTACCGCGCGGAAAACCTCGAAGCGCTGTTGCGCGCCTGCCTCGAGGACGAGCCGCGCCGAGCCGCGATGGCGCGCGTGGGGCAGGAACGCATCGCGGACCTGGCCATCGAGCGGCGGCTGGACGACCTGTTCAACTGGATAGCGGCCCAGCCGCGCGCGCCGCGCGCGTTTCTGGACCTGCCCGGCACGGCGCGGGGCTTGGCCGACGTGCTCATGTACGGGTCGAGCTTCGAACTCGAGCAACGCGCCATGGCCGCCGCGCTCCTGGCAAAGGAGATGGAAAGCGGCGCGACGGCCGCGCATCACATGGCCGCGGGTTGCATGCTCTTCGAGGAGGCGGCGCTTTCCACTTCGGAAGACCGGCCGGCGCTCGTGCGCGCGTGCGTGGACCGCTTTCAGGAGGCCGCCCTCGCAGCCCCGCACGACGCGGCGCCCTGGTATAACCTTGCCATCGTCGCACGGCAGGCCGGCGCGGGCATCGCGGAACTGGAATGCCTCGGGCGCGTGCTCGAGGCGCGGCAGGCGGCGCTGGGCGCGTTCGTATTGGGCAAGGTCTCGGACCCCTACTATGCCGCATGGCGGCTCGCGCTCGGTCACGGCAGGGCGGCGCCGCAACTGTTGCGCGCGGCGGCCGCGGCCCGGCTCGCCGAATGCGCGCTCGAACGCGGCGACGCCCCGGGTGCGCTCGATTATGCGGGGCAGAGCATCGCGCTGTGCGCCGGAATGGGCGCGCCATACCGCTGGGCGGCCGCGGCGCATACGCGCCTGGGGCGCCTGGATGAGGCCGCGCGTCTGCTCGAGACCGGGCTGCCACATACGGCCTTCGACGCGGAATACCGGCGTGACCTGGTTCAGGCCTTGCGCGCGGCGGGGCGCGAGACCGAATCGCGCGCCCGCGCGCTGGAATCGGCGCGCATATTCCAGGCCTGCCCCCGGATGCAAGCGGAGGCGGAGCTTTTTCGGGGCCTGGCCGCGGGAACCAGCGGATTCGCGTAA